Proteins from a single region of Anaerolineae bacterium:
- a CDS encoding extracellular solute-binding protein, translating to MKQDLRQVKLSRREFLRRAGVLGFAVGALSALGGCVVPTPAPAAPAVEKAPAPAEKKVVKFAQFYTLIPEPNRSLNLKWIEKTIQAFEAENPDVKVELEEFKWDQIDQRSILDYQAGIPHDVFLSSPQLMAKHLDVGDFLDMTPYIQKWPESELKDLNWSPGWKAGNVGGQQIGIATGVHTRTNVYRRDLYQAAGLDPDKPITTLEEAVEAARATTTADVWGMGMFLGASRATIELYVAPLVWHFGGDIWDAETKKASFAGEAGVQAVQTILDWIYKDKITPEFAITGTYDERCLGDFINGKVATAWGFGSYWIAAVNEKGWFKDCFPPKTTCMPDVAGVMVVPTSVKAQFTNAWCLSIHKLSPNPDLAMKLIEFAMKAEMLVDYPDAGLPARLSMWETPEFQTPFYQIWLEAAKNGRPMPPTAYYPELADTVSAAVQEVVTKKGEVEATLKKFEDEWNSKFAGK from the coding sequence ATGAAACAGGATCTCAGACAGGTGAAACTCAGCCGCCGTGAGTTTTTGCGTCGTGCCGGTGTTTTGGGTTTTGCTGTAGGCGCGCTTTCGGCCCTTGGTGGATGTGTAGTTCCAACGCCCGCGCCGGCTGCTCCGGCAGTGGAGAAAGCCCCAGCTCCCGCTGAGAAAAAAGTGGTCAAGTTCGCCCAATTCTACACGCTGATCCCGGAGCCCAATCGCAGTCTGAACTTGAAATGGATTGAGAAGACCATCCAGGCCTTTGAAGCCGAGAACCCTGATGTCAAAGTGGAGCTGGAAGAGTTCAAATGGGATCAGATTGACCAACGATCCATTCTGGATTACCAGGCTGGAATCCCTCATGATGTCTTCCTAAGCTCTCCTCAATTGATGGCCAAGCATCTGGATGTGGGCGACTTTTTAGACATGACTCCTTATATTCAGAAATGGCCGGAGTCCGAGCTGAAGGACCTCAACTGGAGCCCAGGCTGGAAGGCGGGCAATGTCGGTGGGCAGCAAATTGGGATTGCAACGGGTGTGCACACTCGCACGAATGTCTATCGCCGTGATCTTTACCAGGCCGCCGGTCTGGATCCAGACAAGCCCATTACCACTTTAGAGGAGGCTGTTGAAGCAGCTAGAGCTACGACCACGGCGGATGTATGGGGCATGGGCATGTTCTTGGGGGCCTCACGCGCGACGATCGAACTCTATGTGGCCCCGCTTGTCTGGCACTTCGGCGGCGATATCTGGGATGCGGAGACCAAGAAGGCTTCCTTCGCCGGAGAGGCAGGCGTCCAGGCAGTGCAGACGATCCTGGATTGGATCTACAAGGACAAGATCACGCCTGAATTCGCTATCACGGGCACGTATGATGAGCGTTGCTTGGGTGACTTCATCAACGGGAAGGTCGCCACAGCGTGGGGCTTCGGTAGCTATTGGATCGCTGCCGTCAATGAGAAGGGTTGGTTCAAGGACTGCTTCCCGCCTAAAACCACCTGTATGCCGGATGTCGCTGGCGTGATGGTGGTACCCACCTCGGTCAAAGCCCAATTCACGAACGCCTGGTGTCTCTCGATCCATAAGCTGAGCCCCAATCCAGATTTAGCGATGAAGCTGATCGAGTTCGCTATGAAAGCGGAGATGTTGGTGGATTATCCCGATGCTGGATTGCCGGCTCGCTTGAGCATGTGGGAGACACCTGAGTTCCAGACCCCCTTCTATCAGATATGGCTGGAGGCGGCTAAGAATGGGCGTCCTATGCCGCCGACGGCTTATTATCCTGAGTTGGCCGACACGGTATCGGCGGCGGTGCAAGAGGTAGTCACCAAGAAGGGCGAGGTTGAAGCAACGCTTAAGAAGTTCGAAGACGAGTGGAATTCCAAATTCGCCGGCAAGTAA